Proteins from a single region of Stigmatella erecta:
- the menC gene encoding o-succinylbenzoate synthase: protein MRITKTTLTPSRLELVRPLKTARATYTRREGCLVQLVDEEGRIGQGEAMPLVEFGTESLNVCQQVLQGHFRRLDGQSLVDSLDAIEEAFALPTGGLGQGRGLRLRPTEEIPHAPAADHAVEMALLDLLAQRRGIPLCRLLDRAARPEVWVNALLTAEAPGELAEEARKAVAEGYKTVKMKVAGRPLDEDEARVRAVRQAVGPEVNIRLDANGGWSETEAVHAVDRLGWYGLELCEQPVPPQELRALWRLQRRAPFPLAADEALASPEAIPVLLGAAGGMPAARAFVLKPMVLGGLLPALMFARQAASLGLEAFVTSALDGVVSRAGAAHLAAALPSGRLASGLGVGSLFVREEPEVHPFQPLQGRIRLPEAPGLGLAP from the coding sequence ATGCGCATCACGAAGACAACGCTCACACCGTCGCGCCTGGAGCTGGTCCGGCCGCTGAAGACGGCGCGGGCCACCTACACGCGGCGGGAAGGCTGCCTCGTCCAACTGGTGGACGAGGAGGGACGCATCGGCCAGGGCGAGGCGATGCCGCTGGTGGAGTTCGGCACCGAGTCCCTGAACGTGTGCCAGCAGGTGCTCCAGGGCCACTTCCGGCGGTTGGACGGGCAGAGCCTCGTGGACAGCCTGGATGCCATCGAGGAGGCCTTCGCGCTGCCCACGGGCGGGCTGGGGCAGGGCAGGGGGCTGCGGCTGCGTCCCACCGAGGAGATTCCCCACGCGCCCGCGGCGGATCACGCGGTGGAGATGGCGCTGCTGGACCTGCTCGCGCAGCGGCGGGGGATCCCCCTGTGCCGGCTGCTGGACCGGGCGGCGCGCCCGGAGGTGTGGGTCAACGCGCTGCTGACGGCGGAGGCGCCCGGGGAGCTGGCCGAGGAGGCCCGGAAGGCCGTGGCCGAGGGCTACAAGACCGTCAAGATGAAGGTGGCGGGCCGGCCGCTCGATGAGGACGAGGCGCGCGTGCGCGCGGTCCGCCAGGCGGTGGGCCCCGAGGTGAACATCCGGCTGGATGCGAACGGGGGCTGGTCGGAGACGGAGGCGGTCCATGCGGTGGACCGGCTGGGCTGGTACGGGCTGGAGCTGTGCGAGCAGCCCGTGCCGCCGCAGGAGCTGCGGGCCCTGTGGCGGCTCCAGCGCCGGGCCCCGTTCCCGCTGGCCGCGGACGAGGCGCTGGCCTCCCCCGAGGCGATTCCGGTGTTGCTGGGGGCGGCCGGCGGCATGCCCGCGGCGAGGGCCTTCGTCCTGAAGCCCATGGTGCTGGGGGGCCTGCTGCCCGCGCTGATGTTCGCGCGTCAGGCGGCCAGCCTGGGACTGGAGGCATTCGTCACGAGCGCGCTCGACGGCGTCGTCTCGCGCGCGGGCGCGGCGCACCTGGCGGCGGCCTTGCCCTCGGGGCGGCTGGCCTCGGGGCTGGGGGTGGGGAGCCTCTTTGTCCGGGAGGAGCCCGAGGTGCACCCCTTCCAGCCCCTCCAGGGACGGATCCGGTTGCCGGAGGCGCCGGGGCTCGGGCTCGCCCCATGA
- the menH gene encoding 2-succinyl-6-hydroxy-2,4-cyclohexadiene-1-carboxylate synthase: MGVKLAYSTWGEGSRPLVLLHGFTGNRTSFDHLRPLLGSSVRAIAVDLPGHGETPLPSKPGREGFLETVDALVALLDALELPSADLLGYSQGARVALAAAVRAPQRFGRLILESGSPGLHRRQERAARRESDTQLASFLRTRGVDAFVERWEALPLFEGLRNLPAPQADSLRERRLTCTVEGLAGALACLGTGEQPDFWPALHRQRVPTLLLTGEKDTKFTELARKMASELPVVWRHAFAGCGHAPHLEAPEAYAGEVLSFLRTPWYEAPPFESPTDTIHT; the protein is encoded by the coding sequence ATGGGCGTGAAGCTCGCATACAGCACCTGGGGCGAAGGGTCCCGGCCGCTCGTGCTTCTGCACGGCTTTACCGGCAACCGGACCTCGTTTGATCACCTGCGCCCGCTGCTCGGAAGCTCCGTGCGCGCCATCGCGGTGGACCTGCCGGGCCACGGCGAGACGCCGCTGCCCAGCAAACCGGGCCGGGAGGGCTTCCTGGAGACGGTGGATGCGCTCGTCGCGCTGCTGGACGCGCTGGAGCTGCCCTCGGCGGATCTGCTGGGCTACTCGCAAGGGGCCCGCGTGGCGCTCGCCGCGGCGGTGCGTGCGCCGCAGCGCTTTGGCCGGCTCATCCTGGAGAGCGGCTCTCCGGGCCTGCACCGCCGCCAGGAGCGCGCCGCGCGGCGGGAGTCGGACACCCAGCTCGCCTCGTTTCTGCGCACCCGGGGGGTGGATGCCTTCGTGGAGCGCTGGGAGGCCCTGCCCCTGTTCGAGGGGCTGCGGAACCTGCCCGCCCCGCAGGCCGACTCCCTGCGCGAGCGCCGCCTGACCTGCACCGTGGAGGGGCTGGCCGGGGCGCTGGCGTGCCTCGGCACGGGCGAGCAGCCCGACTTCTGGCCCGCCCTGCACCGGCAGCGCGTGCCCACGCTGCTGCTCACCGGCGAGAAGGACACGAAGTTCACCGAGCTGGCGCGGAAGATGGCCTCCGAGCTTCCCGTCGTCTGGCGCCATGCCTTCGCGGGATGTGGGCACGCCCCGCACCTGGAGGCGCCGGAGGCCTACGCGGGCGAAGTGCTCTCCTTCCTGCGCACTCCCTGGTACGAAGCGCCCCCGTTCGAGAGCCCCACCGACACGATCCACACATGA
- a CDS encoding 1,4-dihydroxy-2-naphthoate polyprenyltransferase has translation MTADGLAPSPSSSAPHPLTPAGAWLMAIRPKTLTASLAPVGVGTGLAFGMGEGRWLPALAALGVALLIQIGTNLTNDYYDFKKGADTAERLGPMRVTQRGLIAPGKVLAGALGCFAVAILAGIYLVAVGGWPVVAIGLSSVLFGYAYTGGPFPLAYHGLGDVFVFIYFGLVAVTGTYYVQALTVCPAAWWAAIPVGALGTALLAVNNLRDVQTDAKAGKRTLVVRLGTAGGKAEYALMLAVAYATPFVMFGLGLASAWVFLALLSAPFAVGPARLVFRAQGSALNSALAATARLLLVFGLLFAVGLWLR, from the coding sequence ATGACCGCCGATGGCCTTGCCCCGTCCCCGAGTTCTTCCGCGCCCCATCCCTTGACTCCGGCGGGCGCATGGCTGATGGCCATCCGCCCCAAGACGCTCACGGCCTCATTGGCGCCGGTGGGGGTGGGGACAGGGCTGGCGTTCGGGATGGGCGAGGGGCGCTGGCTGCCCGCGCTCGCGGCGCTGGGGGTCGCGCTGCTGATCCAGATCGGCACCAACCTCACCAACGACTACTACGACTTCAAGAAGGGCGCGGACACGGCCGAGCGGCTGGGGCCCATGCGCGTCACCCAGCGCGGGCTCATCGCGCCGGGCAAGGTGCTGGCCGGGGCACTGGGGTGCTTCGCGGTCGCCATCCTGGCGGGCATCTACCTGGTGGCGGTGGGCGGCTGGCCCGTCGTGGCCATCGGCCTGAGCTCGGTGCTGTTTGGCTATGCGTACACCGGAGGGCCTTTTCCCCTGGCGTACCACGGGCTGGGAGATGTGTTCGTCTTCATCTACTTCGGGCTCGTGGCCGTCACGGGCACCTATTACGTCCAGGCGCTGACGGTCTGCCCGGCGGCGTGGTGGGCGGCCATTCCCGTGGGGGCGCTGGGCACCGCGCTCCTGGCCGTCAACAACCTGCGGGACGTCCAGACCGATGCGAAGGCCGGCAAGCGCACGCTGGTGGTCCGGTTGGGCACGGCGGGCGGCAAGGCGGAGTACGCGCTGATGCTGGCGGTGGCCTATGCCACGCCCTTTGTCATGTTTGGATTGGGACTGGCCAGTGCCTGGGTTTTCCTGGCCCTCTTGAGCGCGCCCTTCGCCGTGGGTCCTGCGAGACTCGTTTTCAGGGCGCAAGGCTCGGCATTGAACTCAGCCTTGGCGGCAACCGCGCGCCTGCTGCTCGTGTTCGGGCTACTCTTCGCGGTGGGGCTGTGGCTGAGGTGA